A stretch of DNA from Candidatus Nomurabacteria bacterium:
TAGACGTAAACTTAGCAACGTGATAAGTTTGGTTGTGGTACTAGATGTGGTGTATTATGAAGAATTAACTCCCTACTTGTAGTGGGGTTTATTTATTTACTAATTCAGATCTTAGCTTAATAACTAGGTTACCATTTTTATGCTTTATTATTATTGCACTCCAATAAGTTCTGTAATCTCTGGTCTAAAAAAATCTACCACTAGGCTTGTGTGGCGTTCATGAAGTATTCTTATTCCTGCAGAAGTACCGTATCCTATACCTAACCTTCTTGTATCTGAGTTGGGTCCAGAGGTCACGTAGTTTATTCTAAGAGATTTCATCAAAGTATTGAATTTTTCTATGTTACTTTCTACGAAGATTGATTCTCTACGGTCAGGAATAGGCATAGTTTCGATATCTGCTAAAGTAAAATCTTCTGTATTTTTTGGTCCCAAAAGTTTGAAGTGATAAAAAGCAGCGATAGTCATCTCAAAACCAGATCTAATTGCATGGTCGATTTGTTTAGCAACAGGCTCGATCATGTAAGGTATGCCATGATTCTTAAGCTTATCGTCGAATAACTCAATACACGAAATACCGTAATCTCCCAATAAGCTCCAGACTTTTTGTGGATCGGTAAAAAGCTTAGGCATTGCTTCTACACAGGATAGTTTTGGACCTGGTAAAGAAGTGACTCTCGAGTATGTTTCACTTATTACATCTGAGTCAATCTCTATTTGACTCCCTATTCCTATTTCTAGCTCTGGAATTTGCATTATTTTATAAAGCCTGCAAGTAGAACACATTGGTTATCTGTGTAGATAACTCCGGTCTGTCCACTAGCGGGTTTTTTAATCTTTTCTTTTAATTCAATAATGTACTCTTTTGCTCCACTTTTCAATAGAGTATGTATATTTTCTAATTTACCGAGGTGACGATATCTTAAGGTTAAGTTTTTATAATCATTTATTTCATTTTCATTAATAGTTGGTAGATGAACGTCTGTAAGTGTAATTTTATTTACCCATAAATCGGTAGAATTCAAATCTGAACTTACGTAAACAATGTTTTTATTGGTATCTTTTTTTACAACATAGTAAGGTAAATCGGCTGACGTTTTTAAATCTAAACCATGTCTTTGTCCGATTGTATAAAGTTCTGAGCCTTCGTGTTGACCTATTTCATTATTTGTGTCTATATCTATTATTGGACCAGTTTTAAGATCGATAAAGTTTTTTAAAAAATCTGTTATGCCAACTTCACCAACGAAGCAGATTCCGACTGAGTCTTTTTTATCTGCAACTGGAAGATTAAGCTTAGTGGCGAGCTCTCTAACATCTGACTTTTTTAAATCCCCAAGTGGGAATAAGCTTTTTGAGAGAGCTTTTTGAGAGATTCTTGCTAAGAAGTAAGTTTGATCTTTGGTTTCGTCTTTCGCCATTTGTAACCAGAATCTTTTTTTTTCATCTTGATGGATTCTGGCGTAATGGCCAGTGGAGATCTTATCTGCGCCGAGCTCAAAAGCATGTTCTAAAAAGACTTTAAACTTAATTTCTTGATTACAAATAATATCTGGGTTTGGAGTTCGGCCAGCCCTATATTCACTAACTAAATAATCAACTACTTTATTTCTATAGTCTTTTTCAAAATCCCATAGCTCAATAGGCAAGTTTAAGCTTAGGGCTACACTTTGGGCATCATGCCAATCTTCTCTCCAAGGACATTGAAAGCCGGGAAGATCTTTAGACCAATTACGCATGAATATTCCTCTTGTTTTATACTTCTTAGAAATTAGGGCTAGAGTAACGGCACTATCAACACCGCCACTAACTCCTACGTATACAGACTTTTTAGACATGGTATATTTTATTCTTTATAAATTACTAACTATTACGATTGGTAGTTTAAGCAATTCGAATGTTGCTATTATCAAACTCTTAGGTCTAAGCCACCAGAACTTCCCCCAATTTTTGTCTTTAGCATTTACACTTATAACTTTTGCCTCAATAGTCTGGTCCTTAAAGGCTTTTTCAAATTCTATCTTTGCTCTTTTAGAGTGATAAGGTGAAGTAACTAAAAGAATTTTTTGTTGTGGCCCCACTTTAATTAGTTTTAAAATACTCTCTGTAGCATTTTGTTTTGTGTCCTTACTGTTCTCTTCTATAAGAATGTCTTCTTCCGGAATTCCATTTTCTATCGCATAGTTCTTCATTACT
This window harbors:
- a CDS encoding YdcF family protein, coding for MNKPLKIILASVAIFWAFIFAVNLLLIDNHPPEKSDYIVVISGGDTVGRTKKGIELYKQAYAPKLLLSGDAADPKSPSNAKVMKNYAIENGIPEEDILIEENSKDTKQNATESILKLIKVGPQQKILLVTSPYHSKRAKIEFEKAFKDQTIEAKVISVNAKDKNWGKFWWLRPKSLIIATFELLKLPIVIVSNL
- the mnmA gene encoding tRNA 2-thiouridine(34) synthase MnmA, translating into MSKKSVYVGVSGGVDSAVTLALISKKYKTRGIFMRNWSKDLPGFQCPWREDWHDAQSVALSLNLPIELWDFEKDYRNKVVDYLVSEYRAGRTPNPDIICNQEIKFKVFLEHAFELGADKISTGHYARIHQDEKKRFWLQMAKDETKDQTYFLARISQKALSKSLFPLGDLKKSDVRELATKLNLPVADKKDSVGICFVGEVGITDFLKNFIDLKTGPIIDIDTNNEIGQHEGSELYTIGQRHGLDLKTSADLPYYVVKKDTNKNIVYVSSDLNSTDLWVNKITLTDVHLPTINENEINDYKNLTLRYRHLGKLENIHTLLKSGAKEYIIELKEKIKKPASGQTGVIYTDNQCVLLAGFIK